A region from the Nasonia vitripennis strain AsymCx chromosome 4 unlocalized genomic scaffold, Nvit_psr_1.1 chr4_random0006, whole genome shotgun sequence genome encodes:
- the LOC100114112 gene encoding nuclear valosin-containing protein-like isoform X2 has protein sequence MHKLEKLNSSIDIIPLQSSSMMDNNAARRSIKPTQPQPRVDEAAAAGRIFRDPMIISRVRTYLYENEDKVYIDVTEMADYLQRKYRDYRGKKRGPFRAMVRRAYDEITENLTRQADTHWNDDEDEIDIESDSQVDAMPSEYLATYKRPSTGRQNGNSSDKELIDISSDDEQTSKTTFPTTASSTSYRLDRESMEAEPMQVSKRPHLCSSIEPVSRTTVVQQTQQSHEMPMDVQKSSNRTEKSRKRPREKDNASPFDVLNNKKKPRDMPVVNPTVKFSDVGGNTKVLETVANLLVHMKHPEVYTKLGISPPRGFLLHGPPGCGKTLLAHAIAGELQMPLLKVAAPELVAGVSGESEQRIRELFDQAIAIAPCILFLDEIDAVAPHRANAQREMERRIVAQLLSCLDELGSKTNGNKVLVLGATNRPDSLDPALRRAGRFDREVSLGIPDKDARTAILKVHTANVTLSNEVSLENIASLTPGFVGADLVALIREAAMAAVNRTFDDLKKSAAVKVNPVEPSPNEVSVAEIEIEEEKPVLTEVPQEPKVPEVADVIVEEETPSNTDTATEAKSVNQTEEEQSKSITEEVETQEKTEEKPESSEPENVPDRPPVPPTPAPTAPIEGPQPEPAASTPPDITDVPISSASNLPCTVSTTEAVPVSTEVKTEDEPEMNMQIVEEPGKKLMDILSWLHNEPPLTTEQLALLCVEEQDFDVALKSVQPSAKREGFATVPDVTWDDIGSLQDIRQELQMTILAPIRHSEQFASLGLTTPTGVLLCGPPGCGKTLLAKAIANEAGINFISVKGPELLNMYVGESEKAVRQCFMRARNSAPCVIFFDELDALCPKRSEGDSSATSRVVNQMLTEMDGVEGRKDVFLMAASNRPDIIDPAVLRPGRLDKILYVGLPCASDRVDILRALTKNGTRPKLAADVSLEDVGRSDRCEGYTGADLAAFVREAGVEALREIMSGLPGSAEICARHLAAAFDKIRPSVSEKDMRHYEVLKKLYSVKKSLNTDVPMILESPIDTTMEAMET, from the exons ATGCACAAGCTGGAGAAACTCAACTCCTCGATCGACATTATTCCACTGCAAAGCTCGAGCATGATGGATAACAACGCCGCACGTCGTTCTATCAAGCCGACACAGCCACAGCCGCGCGTCGACGAGGCTGCAGCCGCCGGTCGCATCTTCCGGGACCCAATGATCATCTCCAGGGTTAGAACG tacTTGTACGAAAATGAAGATAAGGTATACATTGATGTAACTGAAATGGCAGACTACCTTCAAAGGAAGTACCGTGACTATCGGGGCAAAAAGCGTGGACCCTTTAGGGCTATGGTACGCAGAGCTTACGATGAAATTACAGAGAACCTGACTAGGCAAGCCGATACACACTGGAATGATGATGAGGATGAAATAGACATTGAG TCTGACTCACAGGTAGATGCTATGCCATCTGAATATCTAGCAACATACAAGAGACCATCTACAGGTCGACAGAATGGCAATTCAAGTGATAAGGAACTGATAGACATAAGTTCAGATGATGAACAGACATCTAAGACAACCTTCCCTACAACAGCCTCAAGCACGTCATACAGACTCGACAGAGAGAGCATGGAAGCTGAGCCAATGCAAGTGAGCAAAAGACCACATCTTTGCTCCAGCATCGAACCCGTCTCCAGAACAACAGTCGTTCAGCAGACTCAACAG TCTCACGAGATGCCAATGGATGTACAAAAAAGTAGCAATCGTACTGAAAAGTCAAGAAAGAGGCCTCGTGAAAAAGACAATGCAAGTCCATTTGACGTTCtcaataataagaagaagccTAGAGACATGCCTGTTGTCAATCCGACCGTCAAGTTTTCCGATGTCGGCGGCAACACTAAAGTTTTGGAGACTGTTGCTAATCTTCTGGTACACATGAAGCATCCAGAGGTGTACacgaaacttggaatttcgcCGCCTAGGGGCTTTTTATTACATGGGCCGCCTGGATGCGGTAAAACGCTACTTGCACACGCGATTGCAGGA GAACTGCAAATGCCGCTGCTTAAGGTAGCAGCTCCAGAGCTTGTAGCTGGCGTTTCTGGAGAAAGTGAGCAAAGAATACGGGAACTCTTTGATCAAGCTATTGCTATTGCACCTTGCATTTTGTTCTTGGACGAGATTGATGCCGTAGCACCACATAGAGCAAACGCTCAAAGAGAAATGGAGAGAAGAATTGTTGCTCAATTATTGTCGTGTTTAGACG aaTTGGGTAGCAAAACCAATGGAAACAAAGTCTTGGTTTTGGGAGCGACAAATAGGCCCGATTCGCTGGATCCAGCTTTACGCCGAGCTGGTAGATTCGACAGAGAGGTTTCTCTCGGTATTCCTGATAAGGACGCAAGAACAGCTATTCTTAAAGTTCACACAGCCAATGTTACACTATCAAATGAAGTCAGTCTGGAAAATATTGCCTCTCTTACTCCTGGTTTTGTAGGTGCCGATCTAGTTGCACTCATCAGGGAAGCTGCAATGGCTGCCGTAAATAG GACTTTCGAcgatttaaagaaaagtgcTGCTGTTAAGGTGAATCCAGTTGAGCCATCTCCTAACGAAGTTAGCGTTGccgaaattgaaattgaagAGGAAAAACCAGTTTTGACAGAGGTGCCACAGGAACCAAAGGTACCTGAGGTTGCAGATGTTATTGTAGAAGAAGAAACTCCATCGAATACTGATACTGCTACTGAAGCAAAGAGTGTAAATCAAACAGAAG AAGAACAATCCAAGAGTATTACTGAAGAAGTAGAGACCCAAGAAAAAACAGAAGAGAAACCAGAGAGCTCAGAGCCAGAAAACGTCCCGGATCGACCACCGGTGCCACCGACTCCAGCGCCAACTGCACCTATAGAAGGTCCTCAGCCCGAGCCAGCTGCTTCGACTCCGCCAGATATTACGGATGTACCGATATCTTCGGCGTCGAATTTGCCTTGTACGGTTTCTACCACAGAAGCCGTTCCTGTGTCAACAGAAGTTAAGACAGAAGATGAGCCCGAGATGAATATGCAGATAGTGGAAGAGCCCGGAAAGAAACTAATGGATATCCTTAGTTGGTTGCATAACGAGCCACCTCTGACGACTGAGCAGCTGGCCCTGCTCTGTGTCGAGGAGCAGGACTTCGATGTGGCTCTTAAGAGCGTACAGCCGTCGGCTAAAAGAGAAGGATTCGCCACTGTGCCTGATGTTACATGGGACGATATAGGTTCACTTCAAGATATTAGGCAAGAATTGCAAATGACAATTCTG GCACCCATCAGACATTCTGAACAATTTGCCAGTCTTGGCTTAACAACGCCAACTGGTGTATTGCTTTGTGGACCACCAGGTTGTGGAAAAACATTATTGGCTAAAGCTATCgctaatgaagctggtataaACTTTATTTCTGTGAAAGGTCCAGAACTTCTAAATATG taTGTAGGTGAGAGCGAGAAAGCCGTGCGGCAATGCTTCATGCGAGCACGGAATTCAGCACCATGTGTCATATTCTTCGACGAATTGGATGCGCTCTGCCCTAAACGTTCAGAAGGCGACAGCTCGGCTACATCGCGCGTCGTTAACCAGATGCTAACAGAGATGGACGGTGTCGAAGGCAGGAAAGACGTATTCCTTATGGCAGCTAGTAATCGACCTGATATCATTGATCCCGCGGTTCTGAGGCCCGGTAGACTCgacaaaattttatacgttGGACTGCCTTGTGCTTCAGACAGAGTGGATATTCTCAGAGCCCTTACAAAG AATGGTACCAGACCAAAGTTAGCTGCAGATGTAAGTTTAGAAGATGTGGGTAGAAGCGATAGGTGTGAGGGCTACACAGGAGCCGATCTTGCAGCCTTCGTCAGAGAGGCTGGTGTTGAAGCTTTAAGAGAGATCATGAGCGGTTTGCCGGGATCTGCTGAGATTTGCGCTCGACATCTTGCCGCAGCGTTCGACAAAATTAGACCTTCTGTATCGGAGAAG GACATGCGACATTATGAAGTACTAAAAAAACTATATTCAGTAAAGAAAAGTCTAAACACAGATGTACCAATGATTCTGGAGTCGCCAATAGATACAACAATGGAGGCCATGGAAACCTGA
- the LOC100114112 gene encoding nuclear valosin-containing protein-like isoform X5: MADYLQRKYRDYRGKKRGPFRAMVRRAYDEITENLTRQADTHWNDDEDEIDIESDSQVDAMPSEYLATYKRPSTGRQNGNSSDKELIDISSDDEQTSKTTFPTTASSTSYRLDRESMEAEPMQVSKRPHLCSSIEPVSRTTVVQQTQQSHEMPMDVQKSSNRTEKSRKRPREKDNASPFDVLNNKKKPRDMPVVNPTVKFSDVGGNTKVLETVANLLVHMKHPEVYTKLGISPPRGFLLHGPPGCGKTLLAHAIAGELQMPLLKVAAPELVAGVSGESEQRIRELFDQAIAIAPCILFLDEIDAVAPHRANAQREMERRIVAQLLSCLDELGSKTNGNKVLVLGATNRPDSLDPALRRAGRFDREVSLGIPDKDARTAILKVHTANVTLSNEVSLENIASLTPGFVGADLVALIREAAMAAVNRTFDDLKKSAAVKVNPVEPSPNEVSVAEIEIEEEKPVLTEVPQEPKVPEVADVIVEEETPSNTDTATEAKSVNQTEDILEEQSKSITEEVETQEKTEEKPESSEPENVPDRPPVPPTPAPTAPIEGPQPEPAASTPPDITDVPISSASNLPCTVSTTEAVPVSTEVKTEDEPEMNMQIVEEPGKKLMDILSWLHNEPPLTTEQLALLCVEEQDFDVALKSVQPSAKREGFATVPDVTWDDIGSLQDIRQELQMTILAPIRHSEQFASLGLTTPTGVLLCGPPGCGKTLLAKAIANEAGINFISVKGPELLNMYVGESEKAVRQCFMRARNSAPCVIFFDELDALCPKRSEGDSSATSRVVNQMLTEMDGVEGRKDVFLMAASNRPDIIDPAVLRPGRLDKILYVGLPCASDRVDILRALTKNGTRPKLAADVSLEDVGRSDRCEGYTGADLAAFVREAGVEALREIMSGLPGSAEICARHLAAAFDKIRPSVSEKDMRHYEVLKKLYSVKKSLNTDVPMILESPIDTTMEAMET, encoded by the exons ATGGCAGACTACCTTCAAAGGAAGTACCGTGACTATCGGGGCAAAAAGCGTGGACCCTTTAGGGCTATGGTACGCAGAGCTTACGATGAAATTACAGAGAACCTGACTAGGCAAGCCGATACACACTGGAATGATGATGAGGATGAAATAGACATTGAG TCTGACTCACAGGTAGATGCTATGCCATCTGAATATCTAGCAACATACAAGAGACCATCTACAGGTCGACAGAATGGCAATTCAAGTGATAAGGAACTGATAGACATAAGTTCAGATGATGAACAGACATCTAAGACAACCTTCCCTACAACAGCCTCAAGCACGTCATACAGACTCGACAGAGAGAGCATGGAAGCTGAGCCAATGCAAGTGAGCAAAAGACCACATCTTTGCTCCAGCATCGAACCCGTCTCCAGAACAACAGTCGTTCAGCAGACTCAACAG TCTCACGAGATGCCAATGGATGTACAAAAAAGTAGCAATCGTACTGAAAAGTCAAGAAAGAGGCCTCGTGAAAAAGACAATGCAAGTCCATTTGACGTTCtcaataataagaagaagccTAGAGACATGCCTGTTGTCAATCCGACCGTCAAGTTTTCCGATGTCGGCGGCAACACTAAAGTTTTGGAGACTGTTGCTAATCTTCTGGTACACATGAAGCATCCAGAGGTGTACacgaaacttggaatttcgcCGCCTAGGGGCTTTTTATTACATGGGCCGCCTGGATGCGGTAAAACGCTACTTGCACACGCGATTGCAGGA GAACTGCAAATGCCGCTGCTTAAGGTAGCAGCTCCAGAGCTTGTAGCTGGCGTTTCTGGAGAAAGTGAGCAAAGAATACGGGAACTCTTTGATCAAGCTATTGCTATTGCACCTTGCATTTTGTTCTTGGACGAGATTGATGCCGTAGCACCACATAGAGCAAACGCTCAAAGAGAAATGGAGAGAAGAATTGTTGCTCAATTATTGTCGTGTTTAGACG aaTTGGGTAGCAAAACCAATGGAAACAAAGTCTTGGTTTTGGGAGCGACAAATAGGCCCGATTCGCTGGATCCAGCTTTACGCCGAGCTGGTAGATTCGACAGAGAGGTTTCTCTCGGTATTCCTGATAAGGACGCAAGAACAGCTATTCTTAAAGTTCACACAGCCAATGTTACACTATCAAATGAAGTCAGTCTGGAAAATATTGCCTCTCTTACTCCTGGTTTTGTAGGTGCCGATCTAGTTGCACTCATCAGGGAAGCTGCAATGGCTGCCGTAAATAG GACTTTCGAcgatttaaagaaaagtgcTGCTGTTAAGGTGAATCCAGTTGAGCCATCTCCTAACGAAGTTAGCGTTGccgaaattgaaattgaagAGGAAAAACCAGTTTTGACAGAGGTGCCACAGGAACCAAAGGTACCTGAGGTTGCAGATGTTATTGTAGAAGAAGAAACTCCATCGAATACTGATACTGCTACTGAAGCAAAGAGTGTAAATCAAACAGAAG ATATTTTAGAAGAACAATCCAAGAGTATTACTGAAGAAGTAGAGACCCAAGAAAAAACAGAAGAGAAACCAGAGAGCTCAGAGCCAGAAAACGTCCCGGATCGACCACCGGTGCCACCGACTCCAGCGCCAACTGCACCTATAGAAGGTCCTCAGCCCGAGCCAGCTGCTTCGACTCCGCCAGATATTACGGATGTACCGATATCTTCGGCGTCGAATTTGCCTTGTACGGTTTCTACCACAGAAGCCGTTCCTGTGTCAACAGAAGTTAAGACAGAAGATGAGCCCGAGATGAATATGCAGATAGTGGAAGAGCCCGGAAAGAAACTAATGGATATCCTTAGTTGGTTGCATAACGAGCCACCTCTGACGACTGAGCAGCTGGCCCTGCTCTGTGTCGAGGAGCAGGACTTCGATGTGGCTCTTAAGAGCGTACAGCCGTCGGCTAAAAGAGAAGGATTCGCCACTGTGCCTGATGTTACATGGGACGATATAGGTTCACTTCAAGATATTAGGCAAGAATTGCAAATGACAATTCTG GCACCCATCAGACATTCTGAACAATTTGCCAGTCTTGGCTTAACAACGCCAACTGGTGTATTGCTTTGTGGACCACCAGGTTGTGGAAAAACATTATTGGCTAAAGCTATCgctaatgaagctggtataaACTTTATTTCTGTGAAAGGTCCAGAACTTCTAAATATG taTGTAGGTGAGAGCGAGAAAGCCGTGCGGCAATGCTTCATGCGAGCACGGAATTCAGCACCATGTGTCATATTCTTCGACGAATTGGATGCGCTCTGCCCTAAACGTTCAGAAGGCGACAGCTCGGCTACATCGCGCGTCGTTAACCAGATGCTAACAGAGATGGACGGTGTCGAAGGCAGGAAAGACGTATTCCTTATGGCAGCTAGTAATCGACCTGATATCATTGATCCCGCGGTTCTGAGGCCCGGTAGACTCgacaaaattttatacgttGGACTGCCTTGTGCTTCAGACAGAGTGGATATTCTCAGAGCCCTTACAAAG AATGGTACCAGACCAAAGTTAGCTGCAGATGTAAGTTTAGAAGATGTGGGTAGAAGCGATAGGTGTGAGGGCTACACAGGAGCCGATCTTGCAGCCTTCGTCAGAGAGGCTGGTGTTGAAGCTTTAAGAGAGATCATGAGCGGTTTGCCGGGATCTGCTGAGATTTGCGCTCGACATCTTGCCGCAGCGTTCGACAAAATTAGACCTTCTGTATCGGAGAAG GACATGCGACATTATGAAGTACTAAAAAAACTATATTCAGTAAAGAAAAGTCTAAACACAGATGTACCAATGATTCTGGAGTCGCCAATAGATACAACAATGGAGGCCATGGAAACCTGA